The Microcella flavibacter DNA segment CGGGGCCGAGCGCGAGCGCGGCGAGCGGCGGCAGGAACCGCATGACGGTGCCGGCGAGCCCGCAGTCGATGCTCGCCGAGCCGCCGAGCTCGGCCGGGGGAGTGATGCGCAGATCCGGCCCGTAGAGGCCGTCGCCCGCGACCTCCTCGATGACGACGCCGAGGGCGCGCAGCGCCTGCACCATCAGCGCGGAGTCGCGCGAGTGCAGCGGGCGCCGCAGCAGCGAGGGGCCGTCGGCGAGGGCCGAGAGCACGAGCTCGCGGTTCGTGAGGCTCTTCGATCCGGGGAGGGTGAGGCGGGCATCCAGCGGGCCGGTCGCGCGGGGGGCGGGCCAGGCGGCGGCGTCGACGACGGGGTCGGTCGTGCCGGGGCGCTCCTCGTCGCCGTAGGGCGAGAACTGCGGGCCGGAATGATTGGAGATCAGCATCGGTTACCAGAGTATCGGCAGCCGCAAAACGGAAGGAGGCGCCATGGGCGCCCTCATGATGGATGCACCCCCCGCGCCGCCCGCGATCGACGAGCAGGCGCTCTCAGTACACTGGCGCTCGATGACTGACCAGCTGCGGGCCGAGACGGCCCGAACCGAGACGGCGCAGGCCGACACCGCGCCGGCCGACTCCGCGCAGAGCGAGACCGCGCCGGCCGACGCGCCCGCGGCGCAGGACGAGGCGGCGGCCCGCGAGGCCGAGCTCGTCGAGCGGCGCGCGATGTTCCAGGAGCAGGCGCTGCCGTTCATGGACCAGCTCTACGGCGCCGCGATGCGCATGACGAAGAACCCGGCCGACGCCAGCGACCTCGTGCAGGAGACCTTCGTGAAGGCCTTCGCCGCGTTCGGCCAGTTCGAGCAGGGCACGAACCTCAAGGCGTGGCTCTACCGCATCCTCACGAACACGTTCATCAACGTGTACCGCAAGAAGCAGCGTGACCCGTACCAGGGCTCGGTCGACGAGCTCGCAGAGTGGCAGCTCGGCGGCGCCGTGTCGGCGACCTCGAGCTCGAGCCGCTCGGCCGAGGCCGAGGCGATCGACCGCATGCCCTCCGGCGTCGTGAAGGACGCCCTGCAGGCGATCCCCGAGGACTTCCGCCTCGCGGTGTACCTCGCCGATGTCGAGGGCTTCTCCTACCAGGAGATCGCCGACATCATGAAGACCCCCGTCGGAACCGTCATGAGCCGCCTGCACCGCGGCCGTCGGCTCCTGCGCGACTCCCTCGCCGACTACGCGCGCGAGCGCGGCATGACCGCGAGCACGGCCCCGAGGAGGACCCGATGACCGACTGCGGCTGCGACAAGGCCAAGGCCGAGCTCGAGGAGTTCCTGCACAACGAGCTCAGCGAGCAGCAGTGCAGCGACATCCGCGAGCACATGGCGAACTGCGACGACTGCTCAGCTGAGCACCTCGTCGGCATCACGCTGACCGAGAAGGTCAAGCAGTCCTGCCAGGAGAAGGCTCCGGAGGAGCTGCGCGCGATGATCGAGGGCGCCATCCTGCGCGCCGACGCGAACGCCTGACGCGGGATGCCCGCCGCGGGCCGCCCGTCGGCCCCGCGCACCCCGTTCCACGTCGAAGGGCCCGTCACCTCGCGGTGACGGGCCCTTCGACGTTCCCCCGGCGCTACTCGGCCAGGGCCGCGTCCATGATCGCGGCGTGCTCCTGCGCGCTGCGCTTCGTCGACCCGGTCGCGGGCGAGGCCGAGGCCGGGCGCGAGATGACGCGCACTCCGCGCGGGCCGGAGCGCTTCGCGCTCTCGAGCGCGAAGAACGGCCACGCGCCCTGGTTCTCGGGCTCGTCCTGCACCCAGACGATCTCGGCGTTCGGGTACCGGTCGAGCACGGCCTGCAGCTCGACCGCGGGCAGCGGGTAGAGCTGCTCGAGCCGCACCAGGGCGACCCCCTCGGTGCCGCGCTTCTCGATCTCGCTCTTGAGGTCGTAGTGGATCTTGCCGGCGTGCACGAGCACGCGGCGCACGGCGGCGCCGTCGGTGATCCGCGCGTCGTCGAGCACGGGCTCGAACTTGCCCGAGGTGAAGTCGGCTACGTCG contains these protein-coding regions:
- a CDS encoding sigma-70 family RNA polymerase sigma factor, which translates into the protein MGALMMDAPPAPPAIDEQALSVHWRSMTDQLRAETARTETAQADTAPADSAQSETAPADAPAAQDEAAAREAELVERRAMFQEQALPFMDQLYGAAMRMTKNPADASDLVQETFVKAFAAFGQFEQGTNLKAWLYRILTNTFINVYRKKQRDPYQGSVDELAEWQLGGAVSATSSSSRSAEAEAIDRMPSGVVKDALQAIPEDFRLAVYLADVEGFSYQEIADIMKTPVGTVMSRLHRGRRLLRDSLADYARERGMTASTAPRRTR
- a CDS encoding zf-HC2 domain-containing protein, with the translated sequence MTDCGCDKAKAELEEFLHNELSEQQCSDIREHMANCDDCSAEHLVGITLTEKVKQSCQEKAPEELRAMIEGAILRADANA